TATTTCAATTTAACTAAAGCTGCTGCTAATTCATTACCTGCATACGGCGCAATTTCTAATAAAGAATCCCAGAAATTGTTTAGTTTAGCAGTGGTAATAAAAGTATCAATAGCATTTAAGCTGGAATTTGATATACTCCCGCCTACTGCAATTATTCTATTTTTGAAGCTAGTTATATCGGAATTAAGTTTAGATGTACCTAGTTTTGAGCCAATAATTAGTGCCATCTAATTTAATGCCTCTTGCACCTCTTGTTCGTTTACGGGATAAATTTTTAGTTCTTCAGCACGCGACTGCCCAGGTATTTGAGCCTGCCAATTTGGATCGGGTTCTGTAAGCGCAAGTAAAGCTGTGAGATTATCTTTACTATTTTGAGATATAAAAGTCTTCACTATTTCAAATAGTATTGAAATATTTATTCTGTCGTTTGCATTGATGACCATTTCAATTCTGTCTAGCAACCCCGGTATTTTAAATGTTTCTAAAGCTTCTTGCGGCGTTATCCCTTGTTGGAATAAATCAACCAAAGTTAATTGTTTTGGTAATTTTTCTTGTGGTACGGGATTATTGATTAGCGGTTTTTGATTCAGCAGAGAAGCGATCGCGGGAAAATTCTGCGCTGTTACCAATTGCTCGTATTCTGATAATTCGAGTTCGTCTCTAAGGATTGTAATTTTACTCATAATGTGTAGTAATGGAATGCGTAATTAACTGAATTTGCACCGGATAAGCTAAGGACTAATGCTGTATTCGCGTCTAATCTTAGTTCTCTATTTAAAAAGTAATTAATGGCTAAACCGTCCCCCTGATTTTGACATAAAATTCTTTCTTTCGTCGTAGCACCGGATTTTAATATTATGGTTGTTGCGGTACTTGCTTCAAGTTGAATTTTTAAATAGCTAATATTTATTGATATTCCCGTTCCAGGTGCGGCAATAATCGTATTGTCTCCAACAGTGTTGATTGTCCCAGCAATTATTGTGATAGCAGGTCTATCAAAGAGTGTTGCTAGTCTTTGCAGCAGTCGCTTGAAAAGGCTAATCAGGGTTGCATTAGCAGTGTCGCTATTTGCCGGGATATCTGAAATTGTCCCAATGGCTGAAGAATCACTTGCAGCGATATCCAGTTTTCCGTTAGCCCCAACAGCGATCGCCCTTACCTTGCCATCTGCATCTACCCCGCCTATTACGTGAGTTTGTAAAGTTCCTGTAGAATCATTCCCATTTTCAAATCCCATTATCTTGCTAACCTGTATTGAATTAAAGCAATGGGCGCTCTTATGTTGGGAGCTAAAGCAGTTTTTACAAAAGTGGTATTAAATCCTGCGCCCAACTTTGAATATTTGGTATTAATTGCATTACTACTTTTACAAATATAATCGGTAGTCTCCCCTCCATTGCCAGCGGTAATATTGATTGATTGTAAATTTGACGTGGTGTTTCTAAACTGCAACGCCCAGTAATTTGCAGCGCTCAAATTACCAGACAAGACGCGAAACATTCCATGAATTTTGTATAGATAAATATCATAATCGTTGCCTTGGTTGAAAGGAATATTATCAGTTGTGGCAGAAATATCGCCAATCACGCCGCCAATTAATACTCCCTGTCCTGACCAAGCATGAATTGATTGCTGATACAGTTTTCTAGATAGCCACAAAGATCCATTCCAAAACCACTCCATTACTAAGTCGTTGTTTGCATCGACTTCATTGTGGCGATCGCCCCGATTGGGTGACAAGGGAACACCAATAGAAGTAGTTTCTTTTATAGTTATTTGAGGCGTAAAACTAATATCGGTAGGCATGCTTCAAGTCCGCAGAGGAACGATTAGGAAAGTGAGGATATCCAAAAGGTTGTGCCAGTAGCAGTTGCAGCTGCATCTTTTGTCGGGTCGTAAGCGATCGCTCCTATGGTGTCGTTTCCTGTAGTTTCCCAAGAAAGCCCTTGACCGGGTACTATATTAGCTCCTAAGACAATGCCATTTTTAGTTCCCGCATTGTAAATAAAAACTGATTTTGCCCCCGCCGCTATACTCCCTGCTGTTGTTACAGTTAAATATCCGGGCGCTCTTTGGACACCTGCGACTGTTGATTGAGCTTGATAACTAATAGCCATATTTACTCCTTAAGTCAAAGTAACTAACATGAAGATTGTGTCTGTTGCATTATAAGAAATTTCAGCTATTGTGTCGTTACCTGTTGCTTCCAAAGATACCGAATCCCCCGGCAAAAATTCGGTTTCAAGAAGCAATCCAGCAGATCCTCCAATATTGGCAACAAAAACCATTTTTGTCCCAGCAGGGATAACATTTTCGTCACTGACTTTTTTAATATCGGGTTTTCTTTGTATTCCCGAATCAACAGGTGTAATACTAACACCTTCACCAATTGATTGTATCCTTCCATTTTCGTCAACAGCGATCGCTCTAACTTTGCCTTGAGAATCTACCCCACCTATTAAGTAGGTTTGTAGAGTCCCTGTAGAGTCGTTGCCGTTTTCAAATCCCATATCTACTTAAGTCTTAAATTAACTTCAGTGAAAGTGAGCGACCAATTACTATTTATATAATTTTGGTCGTAGCCAAGAGGTGGAGTTTCATCAATAATCATTTCTCCATATCTAACTGTGGCTAATCTATTGTTGTAAATAAAGCGATCGCCTAATTCCACACTACAAAAGTCAACTACCTTGATTGGGCTGAATTGATTGTATTTACTAGACTCCGAAATCAGGATTAATTTTTGTAAAACCTCCAGAATTACTCGCTCTTTTTGAATAACTGTTGCTTTAAATCCCCGTTTAATTGTACTTGCACCATAGCCAGTACGACTAAAAGTAGTCTTCAAACCTGGGCTATCCCCTAATCTATTTGTTTCTGGTGAATAGTCGGTGAATAATTTTAAATAAACATAGTTATTTGTGTCTGTTTCTTGATAATGGGTAGGGTCAAATAAATAAAACCATTTAGATGCAATTTGCAAATCCTCAATGACTGCAACGGGAGTTAGTACTAGCAATGGAAGTCTGGCTAGTTTTCGCTGACAGTTAATTTGAGCATTGGCGATCGCTTCTAATATGGTCATGATCTTTGTATCAAAACTCCTAAATCATATAATTCTTTTCTAATATCTGTCACTGTTTGAGTAGCTGCTTTTTTGGCATCATCTCCATTAAAATTATTGACAATCGAGACTGGTACATTTGCCTCCGTTGGTGTTGATAGTTTTTGTTCTACTAAGGTATTGAGTTTATTCACTGCCTCAATAATTCCCGCTTGCCCCAAAGTATTTAAATCTTGGGAGGATAGTTTTTGTGGTAGCTTATAACCAAACTCCTGAAACCTACTTAATTGATCCTGACGGAACTTTTCAAAATCAGGGAATTGTAATTGTAAAGATGGAGTTTCAGGATTGATTCTGTTGGCGACTCGATCCGCTCTAAACTGCTGCAAAGGTTCAAGCGTACCCTCTCCAAGAAAGCGAGATTTGGTTGCTGCAACAAACGCTTCCCCTGTGCTACCAACTTCATCTCTCCCTACACCCAGCGCACGGGATAAGGAGCGATCGCGGATATCGCGCAATAACCGCCGTCCTTCCCTTGGGTTAAGAGATTGAGCAAATTCTACCTGTGCTTGGTCGCGCTGTAAAAGCGATCGCTCATTAAAACTTTGCTTTTCTAATCCCCCTAGTGTTGATTGAATTTTTCCCTGCTGGTCTAACAGTCTCCCCGCGAACTTAGTACTAATTGCTTCCTCTACCTTTGCTTGCAAATTAAGCTGTGCAGCTTCAATACTTTGGGGTGTGGCATTGGGGTCGAGTTGGGCTTTTGCAAGGTCGGATTGGGCTTGAGCAATACCAGCTTTACTTTGCGCTTGGGATACACGATTACGAATTTTCTCTTGTTCTAATTGTGCTGCTTGCTGGGCTAAATTTAAATCTAGTACCTGACCTTCTATAGTTAGTTGCCTCTCTAGAGATTGAATTTTAATAGCTGCAATTAGTTGAGCAATGTCTTTTCTTTGGCGGTCATTTTTAGATAATTCAGAGGCGATTTGCAATTCACCTGTAACAAAATCTACCCGCCCTTTGACGAAGGTTTGAGTGGCTTGTAGTACGCTTTTTTGCTGGTCGTAAGCTTTGGATACAGCTTCACTCTGTTGGATTTGAATTTGTCCCGCTAGGTTAATTCGCTGGGATGCTAATTCAATATCCTTAACCTGCTTTTCGATACCCGCTTGCACCTCACGGCGACGGGTAAGGGTTAGCTCAATTTGGGCATCAGTTTGCGCTATTCCTTGTTTTATGTTTAATTCCTTTTGGGAATTCTCAGCAATTTGAGACTGCTGAACTTTGGAGCGTTCAAGGCGATCGCCCTGTTCTTGTAACAAATCTGATTGCTGTTGCGCCCCTTGTATCTGTAGCTCAATAGCTTTGATTTCTTCAGGCGATCGCTTATCTCGATTCGCCCTAATTAACTCTAAATTTAACTCCGCCAATTGGCGTTGATTTTCAATCTTCTGAATTCGGAGTTGAATTGTTTCCCGCTCTAAATTCAACTTGTTAATTTGGGTTTGAGTTGCAAGTGATACTTGCTCTTGCTGCTGAGTTACTGCCAGATTTTTAACTTTATTCTCGGCAATTTGGGTTTCAATTGCGGCACGCTTCTCTAAGTCTCCAGTGAATTTGAGTTGGTTTTGTAGTCCTGATTCAGTCGCCTGGTTGAGTACGCCCTGTAATTGATTAGCGGAATTTAGTAACTGCGATCGCTGTTCGATATCTTTGGATTGGGAATCAACACCACTGCTTTGGCGTTGTAAGGTGAGGGTTTGCAGTTGCGTAGTATTGGCAATGATGCGCTTTTGGCGTTCTTGTTCTAAGTTGAGTAGGCGCTCGACTTCTGCGGCTTCTTGCTGTCTGAGTTGAGAACGAGCGATCGCAATTTTGTTGCTGAGTTCTACACTGGTTTGACCTGATTTATTGAAGTCTTGAACCAAGTTATTGAGGCGATCGCGGGAAGCTTTAATCTGAATTTGAGATATCTGGGTTTGGGCATCTCGCTCAGTAATTTGGCGCTCAGACTGACGCGCTTTGATTTGTTCAATCTCAATATTAAATGCCTCCTGGCGCAATCCTCGCCGCTTCTCCAGTTGGCGATTATCTTCAGCCGTTACCGTTTGCTCGATTTGCACCCTAATGGCGGCTGCTTCTCTTTCTAACTGTGCCTTACGAACTGGGAATTGAGCATACTCCTTAATCTCAATTTCCTTTTGAATTAGTGTTTCTCTTATGCCTTGGAGTTGAATTTTGGCAATTTCTTTTTCAGCGTCTTCCGTACTGATTACTCTCTGTTGCTGCTGCAACTTAACTCGTTCAGCCCCTACTTTAAGTTCTTCTGAAATCTGTTTTGAATTCGATTGAGCAATCTCTGATATTTGTCCGGTAGCTGCAAGGCGATCGCTCTGGGATAACCTAAAGCCTTCCGTGCCATCGGGTAGTTTGATTTTGTCGTCTCTAACTGCTCTTAACCGTTTTATGACCTCTGCCTCTGCTGCCCCTGTAGGTGCAAACAACGGTTTACCGTCTTGGGTTGGCCCTGCTAGTTGCTCAAATAATCCACCTTGGTAAGATTCTAAAACCTGTGATTGCAATTGTGTCGCTTCATTTCTTAGAGTAGAAATATCTTTGAGGAATGGGGTAGCTTTGCCTTGGGCATCAAGTTTAAATTGTTGCCCAAAGTTAGCTTGAGCATTGCCCAAAGCTTGCCCCAAGTTCGACGATTCGGTGATTGCTCTTTTTAGTCCGGGAAGGGTTTCGGTATAGTATTTTGTAAACTCTTCCCGCCCTGCTTTGAGTGCTTCGTTGCGTTTCTCTAGGGTTTGGCGTTCGGTTTCGAGTAGTTTAATGCGATCGTCAAAAGTTGCCTTAAGCTCAGGGTCTTTGATACCCTCGGAGACTTTCTTTTGTTCCGCAATATTTTTCTCAATTCCAGAAATTAAATTTTCATTCCTGGCTTTTTGAGCATTGAAAATTTGATTTTCCCGCTCTAAATCATCAGCAGTTAGCTTTGTCCCCTTCCTTAGTTTTTCATTGGTTTCTGAAGTTAAACCCAACGCACTACGGTACTGATTAATTTTTTCCGCAGTGGCTAGCGATTGCTCACCTACAACATCAAGGGCTATTCCAGTCTGACTGAAATTTTGGATTAACCTATCAGATTCTCTATTTTGTCCAGTTTTGGACACCGCCCCTGCCGGATCTGTAAAGACAGTTGGGTTTGTCGTGAAAGCTGCTAGAGAATTTGCGGCAAGATCAATCGAACTTCCAATTGTCCCAGGTATCCCCCCGAAAAATTCCCCAACGCGATCGCCAAATCCTTTTTCTGGCGTTCCGGTTGCACCTTGGCGAATTGCTTCTAGCTGAGATTTAAACTCCTCTAGTCCCTTAGTAGTTAATTGCCCCTGATCGCCTACTCTCGCCAAGGTTTCACGGAGTTGGTTGAATTGCCCAGTGGTTAGATCGCCGGATAATCTCAGTTGCTCAAGACGCGATTCTACCTGGGTTGCTGATGCATCGGGGACAATTTCAGCTTTGAATTGCAGTAAGCGTTTCTCCGTCCCAAACTGCTTAAATAAATCTGTATCCTGTTTGAGGACTTCCCCTAACCCTGTGGCAGCTTCATTTGCGGCTTTTCGCAAGCCAAATAAATCTTCTCTGAATATGGCGATCGCTGCTGCTCCAAGTGCAAGCAATGGGCCAAGCGGGCCAAGTGTACCCAGTAATCCTGAAATTGCATTGCCAGCTACACCAAAACCACCTTTAAGCAGATTGAGACTGCCAACTACCCCACCCTTAAGGACATTGGCGAGTAGTCCAGAACTACCAGAAAGCAAACCTTGCGCTGTTGCCAGCCCCCGTGTCAAACCTGTGTTGATAGTCTTGAGGCTGATTTCGGTCGTCAGTAATGTATTAATTGCCCCCAACGGGCCAGTGGTTCCGAATAATACGTTTCTGCCAAATATCCGCGTTTGTGCAAGTCCTCGTTCTGCAAGTTCGTCAGCAGTTAAAACTACGGTGTGTGTGGCCGTTGCTGTAGTTGCAGATGCAAGTACGGTGGCTTGAGCAGCGATCGCCCCTGTTGCTTTTGTAGCTCCCTGTTTTACATTTTCATAAGCGATCGCTACCGTCGCCCCCGCATCAATAGACTTGATATTTTCAAAACTAGAGGCTACTGCCTTCCCAACAATATCTGCCTCTTGCTTAATCCGCCCCAATCCAGATGCAAAGGGTTTACCATCAGCCCCTAATATTTGCGGTGGGGCAAAAGCCCCCACTGCTTCAGCAATCCCTAGACCAACATTTTTGGCACTTTGAGCAACTTCTCCCAAGGGGAGACGCGAAACGCGATCGGCTACTGCCTTCTTCCCTTGTTCTGCTGCACCTTTGGTATCGAGTCCGGTAAAGCCCGCAATGTTCTTGTTAAATACCTCACCCGCTTTGTTGCGAACTGCGGCGGCAGCTTTGGTGACAATATTTTGTTTCTCAAGCGCTCCCGTTGTTGCCTCTACACCAAGTCGAAACCGTTGGTCAATGCCAAATAGTTGTAATGCAACTGCTACCAGCCCTTTGCGCTGCACAATCAACTCTTTGATGACTGCCAACTCTTTCCCTAGTTGACCGGATAGCAGCAGTGAGATTGCCCTAACTTGCAAATAAGTTGATGCCAGGGTGAGCATCGTTTGAAATAGGATCGTTACCGCGCTTGCTGTGGCGCGGGTCGTAATCTGAAATACGATAAACTGTCCAACTGCTTGCTTAACTGGTTCTGGTAGTCCGCTAAAAAAGTTAGCAATTTTTTCTAATACATCAATACCAGGTTCAAATACTGGGGCAACAGAAGCGGCGATTTTAATGATTAATTCTTGGAACTTGTTGGCGATTTGTTGAAATTTGGAGATGCGATCGCCTGTAGCAATTTTAAATACTTCATCTAAACTACTAGCACTTGCACTATTGACACTTTGCAAAGTAGATGAAAGCTTTTGCCCGTCTTGAGCGAGCAGTGCCAATACTGTACGGAATGCTACCTCTTCCGGGAAAATATCTTGCAATACCTTGGCATTTCCACCGGCTGCTTTATTGAGATCGATCAGCGCTTGGGTAAAACCTTTGGCTTGAATTTCTGCTTGGTCAAAACGGATCTTTTGTCCATTGAGTGAGAGTTTATCAAGTGCCTTTTGCGCTTCTGGTGTCTTTTGAATGATAGTCCCAGCAATTCGCTGTACTCCGGTTAGTGCGGTTGCAGTATTCACCCCTTGAGTTGTTAGCACTGCTGTACTTGCGGCAAGGTCAGTTAATCCAATTCCTGCTGTTTTGGCGCTCGTCGCGGTTTGTCCAAATCCCAGTGATAACTCTTGGATTGTTGTCAAACCAGATTCAACAATACTATTTAAGATTGCGGCTGCTTTGCCGGATTCACCGGCTGATAACTGGTAGGCGTTAAGGGTTTTAGTCAGGAGTCGCAACGTTTCACCAGGATCGGCAGACGATCCACCAGCTTGCCCAATACCCACCAGCTTTAGCCCATTTGTTAAAACCTGTTGTGAGTCGGCGGCTTTGGTGAATCCTGACGATAAAACCTCGTACTGTCCGGTTAATGCATTTGTAGA
The Nostoc punctiforme PCC 73102 genome window above contains:
- a CDS encoding phage tail tape measure protein, with amino-acid sequence MADTTTTLRLKAVDDGAIATVNNISLGFTGLTIGTAALAAGFKGLQKASESSIGQFVLGTENAQKFGGAIGKLADVNSKALKTFSALSDITFLGGQALTFAKGVQDAAAVYARIPQTLDLLRSSGVSTQGIEDFYTLTDAVKGSEASLDAFAISAVQNLGRFEQAASRAGTILRSNVNFDAAGNALRANQQEQLQNAFQVQDIVNKQLNNTVSSTNALTGQYEVLSSGFTKAADSQQVLTNGLKLVGIGQAGGSSADPGETLRLLTKTLNAYQLSAGESGKAAAILNSIVESGLTTIQELSLGFGQTATSAKTAGIGLTDLAASTAVLTTQGVNTATALTGVQRIAGTIIQKTPEAQKALDKLSLNGQKIRFDQAEIQAKGFTQALIDLNKAAGGNAKVLQDIFPEEVAFRTVLALLAQDGQKLSSTLQSVNSASASSLDEVFKIATGDRISKFQQIANKFQELIIKIAASVAPVFEPGIDVLEKIANFFSGLPEPVKQAVGQFIVFQITTRATASAVTILFQTMLTLASTYLQVRAISLLLSGQLGKELAVIKELIVQRKGLVAVALQLFGIDQRFRLGVEATTGALEKQNIVTKAAAAVRNKAGEVFNKNIAGFTGLDTKGAAEQGKKAVADRVSRLPLGEVAQSAKNVGLGIAEAVGAFAPPQILGADGKPFASGLGRIKQEADIVGKAVASSFENIKSIDAGATVAIAYENVKQGATKATGAIAAQATVLASATTATATHTVVLTADELAERGLAQTRIFGRNVLFGTTGPLGAINTLLTTEISLKTINTGLTRGLATAQGLLSGSSGLLANVLKGGVVGSLNLLKGGFGVAGNAISGLLGTLGPLGPLLALGAAAIAIFREDLFGLRKAANEAATGLGEVLKQDTDLFKQFGTEKRLLQFKAEIVPDASATQVESRLEQLRLSGDLTTGQFNQLRETLARVGDQGQLTTKGLEEFKSQLEAIRQGATGTPEKGFGDRVGEFFGGIPGTIGSSIDLAANSLAAFTTNPTVFTDPAGAVSKTGQNRESDRLIQNFSQTGIALDVVGEQSLATAEKINQYRSALGLTSETNEKLRKGTKLTADDLERENQIFNAQKARNENLISGIEKNIAEQKKVSEGIKDPELKATFDDRIKLLETERQTLEKRNEALKAGREEFTKYYTETLPGLKRAITESSNLGQALGNAQANFGQQFKLDAQGKATPFLKDISTLRNEATQLQSQVLESYQGGLFEQLAGPTQDGKPLFAPTGAAEAEVIKRLRAVRDDKIKLPDGTEGFRLSQSDRLAATGQISEIAQSNSKQISEELKVGAERVKLQQQQRVISTEDAEKEIAKIQLQGIRETLIQKEIEIKEYAQFPVRKAQLEREAAAIRVQIEQTVTAEDNRQLEKRRGLRQEAFNIEIEQIKARQSERQITERDAQTQISQIQIKASRDRLNNLVQDFNKSGQTSVELSNKIAIARSQLRQQEAAEVERLLNLEQERQKRIIANTTQLQTLTLQRQSSGVDSQSKDIEQRSQLLNSANQLQGVLNQATESGLQNQLKFTGDLEKRAAIETQIAENKVKNLAVTQQQEQVSLATQTQINKLNLERETIQLRIQKIENQRQLAELNLELIRANRDKRSPEEIKAIELQIQGAQQQSDLLQEQGDRLERSKVQQSQIAENSQKELNIKQGIAQTDAQIELTLTRRREVQAGIEKQVKDIELASQRINLAGQIQIQQSEAVSKAYDQQKSVLQATQTFVKGRVDFVTGELQIASELSKNDRQRKDIAQLIAAIKIQSLERQLTIEGQVLDLNLAQQAAQLEQEKIRNRVSQAQSKAGIAQAQSDLAKAQLDPNATPQSIEAAQLNLQAKVEEAISTKFAGRLLDQQGKIQSTLGGLEKQSFNERSLLQRDQAQVEFAQSLNPREGRRLLRDIRDRSLSRALGVGRDEVGSTGEAFVAATKSRFLGEGTLEPLQQFRADRVANRINPETPSLQLQFPDFEKFRQDQLSRFQEFGYKLPQKLSSQDLNTLGQAGIIEAVNKLNTLVEQKLSTPTEANVPVSIVNNFNGDDAKKAATQTVTDIRKELYDLGVLIQRS